TGCACACCTTGGGGTGTGCCCCAAGGGGTACCCAGTTTTGTAAACGGACAACCACACACTCATTGTCAAATATCACACACGCGCGCCGCCGTCGTCCGGCCAGACCGGACCCGGGCTTGgtgatatattattttttaatacccagaagtgaaaaattaattaataattatttttcactAAGTGTTGACCGTGCACATGTTTTTTGTGCTTGATACCAAGTCAAGAACGGAATTATAACCGTTGTTAAATTGAACTCAGTCAATAACTGAGTCCCTAAAATCTTGGCCACGTTTTGATGTGCTGGCCCTGATTTTTCTCCCACTTATCGATCCACATCAGTTGCCCTCTtactgttttatcctggggacttcacgGTTGCTAGTCTACCTTGCACAATTTAGGTAGTGtcgtgaaacgtcttaaagagagcgtatcgaACCGCGACTCGACCGATAATTTCATCATTGCTATTTTCAAAATCGATTTTTCAAAACtgaaaaataacacaaataaatctATCTTTATTAACAAGACATGGTGGTTCACTTGTTCCTATCCAATGATGCTTGATAACATATTAACATTAGTTAACTAGTATTCCCCTCAAATTAATTAGTGGTTTAGTGCCATATGATTGAATCCAGCTGAAGAATACGACTACTTTCTTCAGATTTCGAGGCCCAAAATCTGCTTCATAATTCATtttctaacacttttttttgttgttgtataaaCAAAATTGGATAAGTGTTATTTTTTCCCTAACACACATGCATAATACTACAAACAGATACATAAGTTTTTATTCAtcttttagttattttgatGTCCATGAAGattttattaacttattttttgcTCTTGGTATTTGTCTCAAGTCACGTCGTGTCTCATGTTGtactaaattaataaaataacataacaatttggaaaataaattaCATCACATGATTTAAACTTAATCCTTTTGTTAATTATCAATTTCTATGAATTGACTGCTTAACTAAACATCATTATGCATAGTACATTATTTCTCTATCACAAAATTATCCCAAAGGCTCTATAAATTGGTTCATTATTACTATGATAAGCATAAGCTACAAGCTAATTAAGATATATTACAATATAATGGGAATGGGAAATGAAACATATAGcctttcaaattcaattatctttctcataatttttcttacCTTTGTTTCTAGTACAAATGGTGGAGACATTGTTGTTTATTGGGGTCAAAACGAGAAAGAAGGTTCATTGACTGAAACATGTAACACAGGATTATACGAAATTGTGAACATAGCGTTTCTGTCAACATTTGGCGATGGTCGTAAACCTCAACTCAATCTAGCTGGTCATTGTGACCCCACGTCAAACAATGGTTGCAAGATTTTGAGCATAGacataaaaaattgtcaaaagAAAGGCATCAAAGTCTTGCTGTCAATTGGCGGCGGCGTTGAGGGTTACACTTTGTCATCAAATGAAGATGCTAGAAACGTCGGAGATTACATATGGAACAATTTCTTAGGAGGGAAATCATTTTCAAGACCATTAGGTGATGTTGTTTTGGATGGTGTAGATTTTGATATTGAAGTTGGTGGTGGTGAAGAATTTTATGGTGAACTTGCAAGAAGAATTTCTCAACATAAAGGGACCAAAAAAGTGTTCTTAACAGCTGCACCTCAATGTCCTTTCCCTGATCAACAACTCAAAGGGGCATTATCAACAGGATTATTTGACTTTGTTTGGGTTCAATTTTACAACAATGATCCTTGTTTATTTGATTCTAACAACCCTGGCAAGTTCCAAAAATCTTGGATTAAGTGGATTTCGACTATTAAGGTTAGTAAGATTTATGTTGGTGTTCCGGCTTCACCGGAAGCATCAACTGCTGAGAGTGGTTTTGTGGCAACTAGAGTGTTTATAAATAAAGTGTTGCCTTTTGTTAAAAGATCAAGCAAGTATGGAGGAGTGATGCTTTGGGATAGGTTTGCTGATAAACAAAATGGATATGGTAGGAATATTAAGGCCTTTGTTTGATATTTAGTTGCAACCATGTTTGAGATTTTCTTTACTTTGTTTAATTTCTTGTATCTATAAATAAATGCAAGTCTCGTTGTAATTAGTTTGAATTGTTGAGTCAAGTTAGTTAATTAAGTGTGGATTAAAGTGGAAGAACAATGATGTTTGAATCTAGTACTACTCAAATCACTCCATTATCAAATTTAGTGGCTTACATGGTCGTATTATTTTGGCACCACTAGTGAAACTAGATTATGGGACCTCTCGGatcaaaaatctatttttttactactaAAACAAATAAATTCTCGGGGTTAGTTAGGACAAATTGGATGCTAGAGTTAAAAAAATGCTATAGTAccatatttaaataaagaatGATTTTGGGTAAATAAGCAACTTTCTCGTTAAATTTTCAGCCATCaatcaatttttaaaagttatatCAAATCGGTCCTTAACAAATTCAGTGACAAATTTGATTGATGGTGGCAAAAAAGTCTTGGTTTGCTATCCTCTCTACTTTTCATTTGAACCAAATATGTTTGGGTTTactctttgtcaaaaaaaaaaaatcagtttacTCTCCCTATCCTTTTCGAGTGTTAGGAAGAGGACtcatcatcaaaattgaccCACAAACCCATGAATAAGATTTGTTAAGTCCTATTAAAATATGCATCaccttctctttttcttctctaaCAACAAGTTTCTTCAACATGTTGCATGAGTATTTAATGGGTTTCTAATAGGATCCTAATTTATTCCAAAGACTCTTGAGTTTTGTGTAATAATCAGAGATCGAGAGGGATCCTTGACGATGTTTAGAAATTTCCTACCGAATTTGGTAGATTCTGGAGTCATCTCCTTGAGAGAATCTGGTCACTCTAAACTGTCGTTGGATTAGTGATATGAACCATATGATGCAgtgatttagtttttttttttttttttaaattaaataaatagttaataGTTTCTTTAGgacattaaattatatatacagggaccggagttcgaacccggTCATCTCACcggatgaaatttctagccaataagttttttttgacgaaaaaataaaataaaaaataaatagttaatataaaattttaaattataaaataaatatttgtttaataaaaaaaatcagtttgaGTTCCCTCTTCCTTTCATCTGCGTCGTTAGCCGATTCCTCTAATCACCACCGCCATCCATCACCGCCCTGAACAACCTCTCTCCGCTCTGTTCCAGCGCCCCAAATCTTCTGTTCCGTCGCCTTTCTTCTCCCCGGGACAGGTTAGTATTACAGTCGCGTATTCTCATCTTCAACTATTC
This genomic interval from Trifolium pratense cultivar HEN17-A07 linkage group LG6, ARS_RC_1.1, whole genome shotgun sequence contains the following:
- the LOC123889606 gene encoding basic endochitinase-like, which codes for MGMGNETYSLSNSIIFLIIFLTFVSSTNGGDIVVYWGQNEKEGSLTETCNTGLYEIVNIAFLSTFGDGRKPQLNLAGHCDPTSNNGCKILSIDIKNCQKKGIKVLLSIGGGVEGYTLSSNEDARNVGDYIWNNFLGGKSFSRPLGDVVLDGVDFDIEVGGGEEFYGELARRISQHKGTKKVFLTAAPQCPFPDQQLKGALSTGLFDFVWVQFYNNDPCLFDSNNPGKFQKSWIKWISTIKVSKIYVGVPASPEASTAESGFVATRVFINKVLPFVKRSSKYGGVMLWDRFADKQNGYGRNIKAFV